GCTTGCAGAAAAAGTTGATGCAAAAATGGCCGAAATCGGTACCAGACAGCTTTGCGGGCCACTACCGATTGCTGCTGCCATACTTCGTTTTCCCTTCCCCTGCTTGAAGCACTTCATCTGAACGAATCCCTCAATCGACTGCTTAGCGCAGAAGCCAGATCGGCAGCAATCAAACGTGCCCTGGCATGCAGAGAAAAACTGCAGCAATGCTTGAAATGCCTCACTCCTCCACAGCCATTCGGCCTGCAGGAACTCTATATTAAAGAGGGTATCCTGTGCCCCCTGTCAGTAAATGGCTCCTGCATTCTTTTTGAAGCGAGACCGATCCGCTGCAGAACCAACGGCGGCTCTACCCTTGATCCACTTTTTCTTGAATCGGTTATGGGTGAACTGTCCCGTCTCTCCCAGGAAACATTTCTCGTTCTGGCCGGTCAGTTTCCCAGGGGTACAGGTATCTACTCTTCCCTTATTGATACTGTTTCCGGAAAATTCATCCAGACCTATTTTCACCTGATGGCGAGAACGAAAAATCAATCCTGATCTTGATTCAACCCCCTGTGTTCCCGGTATACCGGCCAATTGCAGGATTTAGGTGGTATTTTTTCGGGATAACTGTATGATTATCAGAAACTGAATAACCGAAACAGAACAGGATGAAAGAAGGGAAGCAACTGAAAAGACGTGTCCTTATCGTGGATGATGAAGAAGATTTTCTCGTCCTTCTCGAAAAGGTGATCTCAAGAAAATGCAGATGTGAAGTGTCCCTCGCCACTTCGGGTTACCAGGCTCTGGAAAAAACAGACATCTGGCAGCCTGACGTGGTGCTGACGGACATCAAAATGCCTGATCTGGATGGTCTTGAACTGTTAAAGAAAATTTCCGATGCTGATTCCACAATCAGTACGGTCGTCATGACCGGTTATGGCACCATAGAAATGGCAGTACAGGCATTGAAAGACGGTGCCTATGACTTCCACCAGAAGCCTTTCGACAATGAAAAAATCATCGGCTCCATCCACAGGGCCCTGGAACGAACCCACCTGCTGAGAGAAAACAGACGTCTCCAGCAGCAACTTGCAAAACCGCTGCTGAAAACAGGATTCATCGGCCAGTCCAAACCAATTGTTCACACTGTAGAGCTGCTCTCCCGCCTGGCAACGACCTGTGCAACCGTACTTATCCGTGGTGAATCCGGCACGGGAAAAGAGGTGGCCGCTCGAGCCATCCACAATATGAGCAAACGTGCCGACAGGGAAATGATTACGGTTAACTGCCCGGCCCTTCCCGAACATATTCTTGAAAGTGAACTGTTCGGCTACGTAAAAGGTGCATTCACCGGTGCGGAGACCGACAAGGACGGACTCTTTCTTGAAGCTGACGGATCAACCCTGCTTCTTGATGAGATAGGTGATATTCCTGTTTCTGTGCAGACAAAACTCCTCCGTGTCCTCCAGGAAAAGGAGATCCAGCCCCTCGGGCAGACCCGCACTATCAAGGTTGATGTCCGGGTGCTTGCCTCAACCAACCAGAATCTCGAGGAAAAGATGGCCAGTGGGGAATTCAGGGAAGATCTTTTTTACCGGCTGAATGTCATGCCTGTAATCCTGCCGACTTTGTCTGAAATTGCAGAGGATATCCCCCTGCTTGCCCACCATTTCCTCAAGGAATTCAGCAGGGAGTATGAGCGGGAGGAACTGGAATTCAGCCCCGAAGCACTGCAGTTTCTCATGCGTAAAACCTGGAAAGGCAATGTCCGCCAGCTGCGAAACACCATCAACAGAGCCACCCTGCTCTGTCGTGAAAAACATATTACTCCAGAAGATCTTATGGCTTCCGCCCGGTTTGACCGCTATACACAGCCCGAACCTGTCGCCGACTGTGCATTTCTCTCCGGGGACTACAAAGAGGCCAAGGAAAAAACAATTCGACGATTCACAACTGCATACCTCACCCAGGCCCTGAAAAACACAGAAGGTAATGTTTCAGCCGCTGCACGACAAAGTGGCATAGACCGCCAGGCATTTCAGCGCCTCATGCGAAAATACAAGATCGTTTCGGAAGATTTTCGTAAATAGTCATTTGTGATTTTCACCTCCATGCAACCTTTTTATCCTGTGCAACATTTTTAACGCAGGCAAATCCCTCTTCTTAGGCCATAACCACCGACCCAACCCTCCCAACACCCAGCATTCATCTCTGTAACCATTCGACAAAACACTCTTTATAAAACGTATAAAGAATTCTGCATTATCTGGCACACAAAATGCTTTAAAAGATGCCATTGCCAAGAACATGCTGTCCAATAACACCTCGGAGAGTATGCTCAATCCGGCACACTGGAGAAAAAAGAGAAACATTGAATTTCTGCAACATTTTTGTTGCACTTTACCTGGGTACCAGTTTGACAATGACAGCACTCAGAAACCATTACAGTACTACCCTGCTGTTTTTCACCGTGCTTGCGGTCTGCCTGTTTCTTCCGGAGCGGAGCATGGCTCTGCAGACACATGGTGAGCCGGAGGGTATGTATGTTCACCAGATGGCCCATATTCTCTATATGGCGGCTCTGGGTTATCTGTACTGGGACACCCAGCGCTCAGCCTTTTCAAACCGTGGCTGGACCTACCTGCGGATCTTCTGCGTGCTTACCATTTTCTGGAATCTCCTTGCCCTCATCGGCCATGAATCCACTCAGTACCTCCACCCGAAGGATTTCACCATTGTCGACGGGTATCTGTTCAGCAAGGTCAACAGGCCACTGACTCTTATAAAAGCTGCCTACTATACAGCTAAATTGGATCACCTGCTGACAGTTCCCGCCATGTTTTTTCTCTATATAGCGCTTCGCTCTTTTTACCGAGCTTCCCTGGACGAGGATGGTGACTGATGGAAATGTACATGCTTCCCTCCGTCATAACCGATATTATCGGCTCCCAGGTGATGATCATCCTCTCTTTTCTCTCCCTGCGTTACACCTTTCTGCTCATACGCCGGGAACCTGAAAATTTTATCTGGGGATTTCTCCACTACTTCTGCATCACTCTGGTTATTTTTTCCATCTCCAGGGCCGTGGGACACATGGTCAAACAGGCTCTGCTGATCAGTGATCAGAAAGAGGTCTGGAAAATGATCTCTCCATTTTCAGGTGGTCTGAACACCCTGCTTATGATTTCCGTGTCAGCTGTCACGATCTACTATCATAAAGGTATTGAAAGCTACAGAGCCATCCAGGAAAAGGCCGAGAGTCTCAAACGGGCCAACAAAAACCTGGAAAAAGCTGGAGAAATCATGAGGGAGATGAACCTGCACCTAGAAGAAATGGTTGAGAGTCGTACCCAGGACCTGGCCCTCTCTGAAGAAAAGTTCAGGAATTTTTTTCACAACTCAAAAGACATGGTGTTTTTCTGTGACAAGACAGGACGCATAATTGACATGAACCAGGCCGGTCTGAAAATGCTTGATTACGCTGAAGACCCTCCCCCTTCCTTCTCCCTGAAACATCTCTTCACCCACCAGGATAACCTGGAAAACTTCAATGCAACCCTGCAGAACCAGAAATTCGTGGAAGACTTTGAGGCGGAACTGATCAAAAAAGATGGCTCAATTATTTATACCCTTCTTTCCGCCACCGCTCTGGTTGATGATAAGGGAGAATTTATCGGTTGCGAAGGTATAGCAAAAGACCTTACCCGCCTGAAGACTATGAACTCCCAGATGGTCAGCACTGAAAAAATGGCATCCGTAGGTCAGATGGCTGCAGGTGTCGCCCATGAAATCAACACCCCGCTGGGTATTATCCTGGGCTATGCTCAACTCATGAAGGATGATTTTCCAAAAGACAGTGAAACGTATGAAAACCTGGTAGTAGTGGAACGCCAGAGTCAGGCTTGCAGAAAAATTGTCGCCGATCTTCTCAAGTTTTCCAGACAGTCGGGCTCCTCTCCCAGGGAAGTAAACATCAATGAAATTCTGACCGATGTTCTGGCCATAACAGAACATAATCTCCATTTGGACCACATCGAAGTTGAACGCTGTTTTGCCGAGGATCTACCGGTCATAATAGGGGATGAGGAAAAACTCCGCCAGGTCTTTGTCAACCTGATCAACAATGCCCAGCATGCCATGGAAGACGAAGGTGGTGTTCTCACGGTTCGAACCAGGTATGACAGGGAAAAGCGGATTATCACGGCTTCAGTCATGGATACCGGCACCGGGATCAATCCAAAAATCAGCAACCGGATTTTTGATCCTTTTTTTACCACCAAGTCCGTAGGCAAGGGGACCGGTCTGGGTCTGTCTGTCAGCTACGGTATCATTGAGGATCACAGGGGAAGCATCAGGGTTGAAAGCCCCGTGATGTATAAGAGCAACAGTTGTCAACTCACACCGGGGACTGCCATGCATATTGAGCTCCCTGTTCCCGAGATTAATGAAAAAAAATTAATACAAAAACTGAAGGATCAAAATGGCTGAAATTCTCACACTGGACGATGTCCGCGACGCATGTGTCCTCATTCAAAAAATCCTTTCCAGAAAAGGGCATACGGTACATACCTTCACCGAAGAGGAAGATGCGATCAGATATGTGGATAAAAACCATGTTGATCTGGCAATTCTGGATATCAAACTCAAGAAAATGAGTGGTATTGAGGTACTGGCAGAGTTGAAACGGCTCCAGCCTTCCATCAAGACCATTATACTCACCGGATATCCCACCGTTGAAACTGCGCGGGATGCCTTGAGTTTCGGGGCAAATGAGTATTGCGTCAAACCAATAGACAAGCAGGAACTGGAAAAGAAAGTGGAAAAAATACTCGCAGCAAATGAGTAGCACTGTTTTTTACAACTCTGCCCGGCAGAGTCTTTTTATATTTAACCGGCCGTGCTGAAAACAGCTACGGAATCCTATTAACCCTTATAAAGGAGTGAGAAAAGTGAAGAAATCATTCTGGCCTGTAACCCTTTTAACCGCGGCAATTTTTTTCCTGGTCGCTAACACCGGTTTTGCCGAAACAACCATTTCAGCCAGCGAATACAAAGCTGGGGACACCGTTACGATCAAAGGAGCAATCACCCCGGGCGAAGAGCTCTATATTGCCATAGCCCAGCAGAAGATGTTTGCCCCGAAAGATTCAAACGGTATCAACGAAAAGAAGAAATTCAAGAAAAACGCCAAGAAATTCAACTTTAAACTCGATACCGCAATTCCGCCGCTTTACTATATGTTGACCACCAACCGGGAAGCTTTCGGAAAAGACAGTACCAAAAAATTCGGTGGCCCCTCTTTTCTCTTTAAAAAAGGCGGCGGACTCTACACCGCCACCATGTTCAAGCTGAAAAAAGACTTTAACGCCATTGATGCCGGCGCCAGATCCATGCTTGGCCCGATCAAAACAGCCGACCAGTGGAACATGCTCAAATGGGGGCATGAGAAAAAATATGGTATCAATACCGTCGTCAAGGAAGGAAACAAAAAAGGTAAGGTTGTCATCTTTGCCAGAAGTGTTCTCGGCCAGACCGACAATTACTGGGACAAAGGCACTACCATCAAGCTGGACAAAGCAACCGGACAGTTCACCGCTTCCTTTGCCACCTTCCGTCATACTGCTCCCGACACCAAGTTTGACGTTTATGTAAACGGCGCCAAATCCGGTTCCTTTAATGTTACTAAAAACGGTTTCTGGATGAACAAAGCTTATCGTTACATGAACCCGATCTTCGTCGTTATCGGCGCAATCCTGGTGGGAACCTATTTTTCCATGATCGGTGCCGCAGGTGGTATGCTGATGGGCGCCTTTCAGGCCCTCGTTGTCCAGACCGCTGGACCTGTCGGTATCAACGCCGCCAACGTCCTCCGTCCCTCCAATATCGCCCTGACCCTTTTCTCTCCCCTGGGAAGTTTCTACCGTTTCGCAGTGGTTGAAAGACGTGTAGCCTGGCCGGTGGGACTGTCCTTCGGTGCAGGTATTTTTATTGGTTCTGTCTGGCTCGGTAAATATGCCACCCAGTATCTCTCCCTGAAAGCATACAAGGAATGGCTGGGCGTTCTCGTCGTCCTCATGGCTGTCAAAACCCTGATGGAAATGACTCCCAAGGCCATGGCCAAAAGAAAGAACATCAAGGCCATGA
The DNA window shown above is from Desulfomarina profundi and carries:
- a CDS encoding response regulator, giving the protein MAEILTLDDVRDACVLIQKILSRKGHTVHTFTEEEDAIRYVDKNHVDLAILDIKLKKMSGIEVLAELKRLQPSIKTIILTGYPTVETARDALSFGANEYCVKPIDKQELEKKVEKILAANE
- a CDS encoding two-component system sensor histidine kinase NtrB, with product MEMYMLPSVITDIIGSQVMIILSFLSLRYTFLLIRREPENFIWGFLHYFCITLVIFSISRAVGHMVKQALLISDQKEVWKMISPFSGGLNTLLMISVSAVTIYYHKGIESYRAIQEKAESLKRANKNLEKAGEIMREMNLHLEEMVESRTQDLALSEEKFRNFFHNSKDMVFFCDKTGRIIDMNQAGLKMLDYAEDPPPSFSLKHLFTHQDNLENFNATLQNQKFVEDFEAELIKKDGSIIYTLLSATALVDDKGEFIGCEGIAKDLTRLKTMNSQMVSTEKMASVGQMAAGVAHEINTPLGIILGYAQLMKDDFPKDSETYENLVVVERQSQACRKIVADLLKFSRQSGSSPREVNINEILTDVLAITEHNLHLDHIEVERCFAEDLPVIIGDEEKLRQVFVNLINNAQHAMEDEGGVLTVRTRYDREKRIITASVMDTGTGINPKISNRIFDPFFTTKSVGKGTGLGLSVSYGIIEDHRGSIRVESPVMYKSNSCQLTPGTAMHIELPVPEINEKKLIQKLKDQNG
- a CDS encoding sulfite exporter TauE/SafE family protein; the protein is MKKSFWPVTLLTAAIFFLVANTGFAETTISASEYKAGDTVTIKGAITPGEELYIAIAQQKMFAPKDSNGINEKKKFKKNAKKFNFKLDTAIPPLYYMLTTNREAFGKDSTKKFGGPSFLFKKGGGLYTATMFKLKKDFNAIDAGARSMLGPIKTADQWNMLKWGHEKKYGINTVVKEGNKKGKVVIFARSVLGQTDNYWDKGTTIKLDKATGQFTASFATFRHTAPDTKFDVYVNGAKSGSFNVTKNGFWMNKAYRYMNPIFVVIGAILVGTYFSMIGAAGGMLMGAFQALVVQTAGPVGINAANVLRPSNIALTLFSPLGSFYRFAVVERRVAWPVGLSFGAGIFIGSVWLGKYATQYLSLKAYKEWLGVLVVLMAVKTLMEMTPKAMAKRKNIKAMTQKFNAAVKKAKEEGGAVEMGSIEPVKSGIFDYRFKFWGEEFRINPALFAFLGIIVGVVSRAFGIGGGFLLVPMMTTIAALPMYVAVPISLIGTCFSSIGSFIGYVMNGYLPDLTLAIAIIIGGFVGGMLGSRFQKLFSEKALKIILACTLFFLFFRFLKIEYWI
- a CDS encoding sigma-54-dependent transcriptional regulator, with translation MKEGKQLKRRVLIVDDEEDFLVLLEKVISRKCRCEVSLATSGYQALEKTDIWQPDVVLTDIKMPDLDGLELLKKISDADSTISTVVMTGYGTIEMAVQALKDGAYDFHQKPFDNEKIIGSIHRALERTHLLRENRRLQQQLAKPLLKTGFIGQSKPIVHTVELLSRLATTCATVLIRGESGTGKEVAARAIHNMSKRADREMITVNCPALPEHILESELFGYVKGAFTGAETDKDGLFLEADGSTLLLDEIGDIPVSVQTKLLRVLQEKEIQPLGQTRTIKVDVRVLASTNQNLEEKMASGEFREDLFYRLNVMPVILPTLSEIAEDIPLLAHHFLKEFSREYEREELEFSPEALQFLMRKTWKGNVRQLRNTINRATLLCREKHITPEDLMASARFDRYTQPEPVADCAFLSGDYKEAKEKTIRRFTTAYLTQALKNTEGNVSAAARQSGIDRQAFQRLMRKYKIVSEDFRK